One genomic segment of Coffea arabica cultivar ET-39 chromosome 6e, Coffea Arabica ET-39 HiFi, whole genome shotgun sequence includes these proteins:
- the LOC113697528 gene encoding transcription factor MYBC1-like, with translation MREDDSNWFAKWEEELPSPEELTPLSQTLITPDLAVYFDIRNPNSPHHHHHHQQNPPPPPPPPPAPSQGQNTPSSQPNSSAEFDSSELGGTGGGSGGAGAGSGGEEPARTLKRPRLVWTPQLHKRFVDAVAHLGIKNAVPKTIMQLMSVDGLTRENVASHLQKYRLYLKRMQSISSGGGNGGGVNGNASMAAAGSEPDLFASTPVPPHFLHPGRPNSDHFLPFVPMTMQHHHQMATVVGHHHPHPQLQQQFRDFGTSPPNGQFEHRFLPRQSQQQVQRMGTPVHSNTPVMPSYVEDLESATAASANGRKVLTLFPTGDD, from the coding sequence atgagggagGATGACTCAAATTGGTTTGCTAAATGGGAGGAAGAACTCCCTTCTCCAGAAGAGCTGACGCCTTTGTCCCAAACCCTAATCACCCCTGATCTAGCTGTATATTTCGATATTCGAAATCCCAACAGCCCgcatcaccaccaccaccatcagCAGAatccgccgccgccgccgccgcctcCTCCGGCGCCGTCCCAAGGTCAGAATACTCCCTCCTCTCAGCCCAACTCATCTGCGGAGTTTGACTCCTCTGAGCTGGGTGGGACTGGCGGAGGGAGTGGAGGAGCAGGGGCGGGTTCAGGAGGCGAGGAGCCAGCTAGGACCCTGAAGCGGCCCCGGCTCGTGTGGACGCCACAGCTTCACAAAAGATTTGTGGATGCTGTGGCCCACTTGGGGATCAAGAATGCTGTCCCCAAAACTATAATGCAGTTGATGAGTGTAGATGGGCTAACACGCGAAAATGTCGCCAGCCATCTGCAGAAGTATAGGCTGTATTTGAAAAGAATGCAGAGTATTTCGAGTGGTGGCGGCAATGGTGGTGGTGTGAATGGTAATGCTTCAATGGCTGCAGCTGGAAGCGAACCAGATTTGTTTGCGAGTACGCCTGTTCCACCACACTTTCTGCATCCAGGCAGGCCGAATTCGGACCATTTCTTGCCTTTTGTGCCTATGACAATGCAGCATCATCATCAGATGGCAACAGTGGTGGGGCACCACCATCCTCACCCACAGCTACAGCAGCAGTTTAGGGATTTCGGTACATCCCCGCCTAATGGGCAGTTTGAGCATCGATTTTTGCCCAGGCAATCACAGCAGCAGGTTCAGAGGATGGGGACACCAGTGCATAGTAATACTCCCGTAATGCCATCTTACGTGGAGGATTTGGAATCAGCTACGGCTGCTAGTGCGAATGGGAGGAAAGTTCTCACCTTGTTTCCAACTGGGGATGATTGA